One region of Ptiloglossa arizonensis isolate GNS036 chromosome 8, iyPtiAriz1_principal, whole genome shotgun sequence genomic DNA includes:
- the LOC143150690 gene encoding cytochrome b-c1 complex subunit 7, which produces MFLRGFSKVGFETLRSVAMSRVSSMLKLVKRLPGCSPVGNNSGKGLGFELRKFAFNLSGYNKYGLYTCDVIDESDPIVAEALRRLPKNVLEYRTFRIIRAIQTDFLKIHLPKEKWITYEQDLEYRYLDPYLEEVREERIEIYEFGCVNYKEDDWPAGAVK; this is translated from the exons ATGTTCCTTCGAGGTTTCTCGAAGGTTGGATTCGAGACGCTTCGATCTGTCGCGATGTCGAGGGTCTCCTCGATGCTCAAACTAGTGAAGCGTTTACCCGGTTGTAGCCCGGTTGGGAATAATTCGGGGAAGGGACTCGGTTTCGAGCTAAGGAAATTCGCGTTCAATTTGTCGGGATACAACAAGTACGGGCTGTACACTTGCGACGTGATCGACGAGAGCGATCCCATCGTGGCGGAGGCTCTTCGTAGACTGCCGAAGAACGTGCTGGAGTACAGAACTTTTAG GATCATACGAGCGATCCAGACGGACTTTCTGAAAATCCATCTGCCCAAGGAGAAATGGATCACGTACGAGCAAGACCTCGAATACCGATATCTCGATCCGTATCTGGAAGAAGTCCGTGAGGAGAGAATAGAGATTTACGAGTTCGGTTGCGTTAACTATAAGGAGGACGACTGGCCCGCGGGCGCGGTGAAATAA